In Candidatus Poribacteria bacterium, the DNA window AAAATTTGGTACCTTCCTTAATGTAGCGCGCACTAAGCCTTTTCGTATTCTTAACCACAGACGATCCAGGCGATACAAAAAATGCAGTTTGTAGCAAAAACAGATACAGGTAAACTTCGTGAGCGAAACGAAGACCTATATTATTTTGATGCGCAGCTCCAGTTGTTTGCCATTACTGATGGTATGGGCGGGCATGAGAGCGGTGACATCGCAAGCCGTATTGCTCTCGAAATTATTCAGAATTGGGCACAAGCCCAAGTGTCTCCACACACCGATTTGGGCCCCATGAAAAGGCTTGAAGTTCTGACTGAACTTGCCGAGGAAGCAAATCAGCAGATCTATAGTGCTTCTGAAAGTAGTCGCAAAGCACGCGGCATGGGTACAACTCTTATCGCAGGCTTCGTTACGTTTAGTTACCTCACTTATGTTCACGTCGGTGATAGTCGGCTCTATGTTTTACGTGATGAAAAACTGACGCAGATAACGACAGACGACTCTTTCGTTCAAAAAATGGTCGAAAAGGGCGAAATAACAGTGGAGGAGAGTCGTACGCATGAAAAACGAAATATTATTACAAAAGCCATCGGTTTGATGCCAACCGTCGCCGTCAATGCCGATGCTTATCCACTTGTCCCGGGGGACATTGTTCTCGCTTGTACCGACGGCTTACATGACTTAATTATCGATGACCGCGAGATTGCTGAAATTATCTTGGCTGCCGATGATATTGAGACGGCAGGCGAGGAACTCATCAACAAGGCACTCGATTATGGTGGCACCGATAATGTCACGGTTCTTCTCGTTGCTGTCGATTAATCTACCCCCCGGTATGTAAACAGTCCCTTTCCTTTTCTTTCCCACAGATTTTTTAACAACGTGTCTCACCAAAACGCAATCTATGCCTCTGGCGTGTCCTCCTCATGTTCACCAAAAACCAATGCGCCATCTGGGTCTATCTCTTTCTCCCATGTCTCTTGATGTGAGGGTATCGTTAATTCTGGCAAGTCAATCCTGCCAGCTTCAGCCCATAAGCGTTCAAGATTATAGTAGGCACGCCTCTCGGCAAGAAAGACATGCACAACGAAATCAACATAGTCTAATAAAATCCAATCTGCTTTGCGCTCACCCTCCTGATGCCAAGGTCGCTGTTCCCACTTAGTTTCAAGTTCTTCAAGAACTGCCTGTGAGATACCTTCTATCTGTATATCCGAGACACCGCTGAAGATTGCGAAAAAGTCTGTGAAACCATCGAGTTCACGGAGATCAAGGATAATTCCGTCTTGTGCGCGGCGACTCATCGCTGCAGCTGCAGCGGCTTTTACCATATCTAACGTGTTCTTTTCATTTTCCATTATGTTTCCTTCCAGGTTTCAAGTCCTTTCTATACGACGGCACGCGAAGATCACCCTTATTCTTCAATCTCACGACTCTCTAACGTGCTGTTGTAGGTGTGAAGTGTATTCGGGTGAATCAGCACCCCTTTCTCCAGAAGATGCGCAATCTTTGAACGCGCTACGTAATGTACCGCCCGCTTCAATGCTGTATAAGCCAGTTCCCTCGCCGTATCTGCCTCTTTGTGGGTCCGTGTCGGTTCTGCAAAGTCCGCGACGTATAGGACCTGTGAGAGAAGCCCCATTGATGGGCTGCCTGTTGTATGATTCCGAATGGCTTCAAGTATCTCAAGTTCAGTTACAGCAAACTTTTCAATTGCGAGTTTTACACCGATGAATGGATGCAGAAGCGATGAATTTGACTTTTCAATTGGATCGAGATGAATTTCATAGCGTTTGACTTCGCTGTATAATTCTTTAGGACTCATCCATTTTGCGCTGTCGTGTAAAAGCGCAGCAAGGTTGGCATGCCAGACATTTGCGCCGTGAACACGTGCGAGGTCAATTGTCATTTCTTGTACAGAGAGAACATGCTGGAAACGTTTCTCGCTCAGCTTGTCTGAAAGATACTCTTGAATTTCAACTGACTTTGGGTGTGCCCGGAGTTCTGCTAATGTACAATCCATTTAATTTTTGTTAAATTCTTGAACTTCGTTAACCTTGCTCAGTTAGTCTGTGTCGTCATCAATGTCTGCTCCGAGTTCAACAAGGAGCTCTCGCTCGGTATCTGACAATATCATGTCCGGCAACGGAGTACGAATGGCGTATTCCTCGTTTAGCCATTTTGACAAATCTGCTGCCTTACATCGCGCACTACAGAAAGGGAAATTTTTCGGTAAAGGGGTTCCCTCTTTCCAGATAAAATCGTAGACTGCTCCGCATATACCGCATGTATGTTGCACGTTTTTTATTCCTTATTTTCTGACGCTCAGAACCTCAATTTCTTAAACGGATTTTCAGAATTATTGATACAACTGATACCGATGAATATAGGCTTGAACATCTTCTGGCACAAGATACCGGATTGAAAGCCCCTCCCGAATCCGTTCCCGAATAACCGTAGCGGATATATCAACCCCTGTTATTGGAAAGGTCGTAACTCTTTTCCTGATTTCTAATGGAACACGATTCAGATCGTAACTCGGACGTGTTGTGGCGATCATAACACATTGTGCCAACACCTCGTCAAAGTCTCTCCAGACTTTATACTCAATGAGCGAATCTGCCCCAATAATCCATGCGAGTTCGGTGGTTTCCCCATAGCGTTTTTTAAGCACTTTCAGCGTCTCAATCGTGTACGACGGACCGGCTCGTTCCAATTCAATTCGTGACACCTCAAAATGTGGATTCTCCGCGATTGCCGAGAGGACCATCTGGTACCGATGTTCCGGTTCAATAATGTCACCATCTGCTACTTTGTGTGGTGGTCTGGCAGAAGGGATGAACAGGATCTTGTCGTAGCCTAATCCTGTCCGAACCTGTTCGGCACTGATCAGATGTGCATAGTGAATCGGGTTGAATGTTCCACCCATCACAGCGATTCTATTGGTGGTCGTTTTTGGTGTCGGAATGTCCATCGGATGCAAACTTGCTTCAGGGAATCCGGCATTTTTTCGTGCTTCTTAAAGTATACGGATTTGCGCGGGAAAAGTCAACGGAAAAATCGTGTTGTGCTAACTTCCCTGTACACGAGCCTTATAATCGTCATAAGCCCTCTCAATCTGCTTCGCTGATTCTTCGGGACTGAGGAAATGGGCACCGGTCAGTACAACTGGCGGTTTTCCACGTTCTGTCAAAAGTTCAGCGACTCGGCATTTAATTGCATTGACGATCGAGAGCGTCCCAATGCTGGATGTGGGACCGACTGGATACGCCAGATTTGGGATGTCCACGACGGCATCACCCGGTGGGTTGCAGTTGTCAATCGTCAGGTCTGCAATTTCAAACAGGCGTTTGCCAGAGGCGTGTTTCGATGTCGATGAACGGCTGTGTGCGATGGAAGTCACTGCTATAAGAGGTAAGTCCCGCGCTTTCGCTCCCATTGCCATTTCGATGGGAAGGATATTTGTGCCAGAATTGGAGAACACCATCATGCAGTCGTGCGGACCGAAGGTGAAGTTGCGTAAGATCACCTCTGCGTACCCTGAAACGTTTTCCAAAAATAAGGCTTGGCGCTGCCCGTTGCAACCGACAACCTGGTTGTGGAACGTAACCGCCAATTCAACGATAGGAAAGAAACCCGGGAAGCTGCCGTAACGTGGGAAAATTTCTTCGACCGGCATACGCGAATGCCCCGATCCGAATAGATAGACGAGACCGTCTTCTGCTATTGTCTCTGCGCACATCTCAGAGGCTTGTGCGATTGCGTCGGTTTGCGTCGCCTCAATCTGTTTTAGAACGTCTTGTGCAACGTGTAGATAACGTAGATGGGAAGTACTCATAATATTTTTGTTTGCTGTCCCTTGATGGCTTAATTTGTGAATTCTTCATAGAGCGTTATAACGAAATGTGGATGTCCATTTTACCATGATTTGCGCGTTGTTGCAATCTTTTAGACTGAACTTACGCAGCACCCTTTGCTGGCGAGGTTTCAAACCTCGCCAGCGGTGTGCGGGACGTAGGTAGTTATCAGAAAATTGCGTAAGTCCTATTAGAGTAAAACCTGAAAATATATGAGCGATTGTTCAATAAAACACCTTTTCTTTTCGGGTGAAATGATAATAAAAAGGCGAGGTTAGGAACCTCGCCAATGGGTTGAAAATCGCCACACACGACAGAAATCCACACCTACTTTGAAATGAAAGTAACGTTAGAAAAGAATTTTACGTGCTTCTTCTCATAGAATAACAGTGATACACGTATTGTTCCTTTAAGGCTCTGTTTTTCGTGTACACGCGTATCTGGTATTTCGTTTGGTCATTGGACAGCCAACCGCTCCGAAACCGCGTTCTGCGTTGCTGCCATAGCACTCCGC includes these proteins:
- the nadD gene encoding nicotinate-nucleotide adenylyltransferase, producing the protein MDIPTPKTTTNRIAVMGGTFNPIHYAHLISAEQVRTGLGYDKILFIPSARPPHKVADGDIIEPEHRYQMVLSAIAENPHFEVSRIELERAGPSYTIETLKVLKKRYGETTELAWIIGADSLIEYKVWRDFDEVLAQCVMIATTRPSYDLNRVPLEIRKRVTTFPITGVDISATVIRERIREGLSIRYLVPEDVQAYIHRYQLYQ
- the yqeK gene encoding bis(5'-nucleosyl)-tetraphosphatase (symmetrical) YqeK, coding for MDCTLAELRAHPKSVEIQEYLSDKLSEKRFQHVLSVQEMTIDLARVHGANVWHANLAALLHDSAKWMSPKELYSEVKRYEIHLDPIEKSNSSLLHPFIGVKLAIEKFAVTELEILEAIRNHTTGSPSMGLLSQVLYVADFAEPTRTHKEADTARELAYTALKRAVHYVARSKIAHLLEKGVLIHPNTLHTYNSTLESREIEE
- the rsfS gene encoding ribosome silencing factor, with amino-acid sequence MENEKNTLDMVKAAAAAAMSRRAQDGIILDLRELDGFTDFFAIFSGVSDIQIEGISQAVLEELETKWEQRPWHQEGERKADWILLDYVDFVVHVFLAERRAYYNLERLWAEAGRIDLPELTIPSHQETWEKEIDPDGALVFGEHEEDTPEA
- a CDS encoding Stp1/IreP family PP2C-type Ser/Thr phosphatase; the encoded protein is MQFVAKTDTGKLRERNEDLYYFDAQLQLFAITDGMGGHESGDIASRIALEIIQNWAQAQVSPHTDLGPMKRLEVLTELAEEANQQIYSASESSRKARGMGTTLIAGFVTFSYLTYVHVGDSRLYVLRDEKLTQITTDDSFVQKMVEKGEITVEESRTHEKRNIITKAIGLMPTVAVNADAYPLVPGDIVLACTDGLHDLIIDDREIAEIILAADDIETAGEELINKALDYGGTDNVTVLLVAVD
- a CDS encoding SIS domain-containing protein; the encoded protein is MSTSHLRYLHVAQDVLKQIEATQTDAIAQASEMCAETIAEDGLVYLFGSGHSRMPVEEIFPRYGSFPGFFPIVELAVTFHNQVVGCNGQRQALFLENVSGYAEVILRNFTFGPHDCMMVFSNSGTNILPIEMAMGAKARDLPLIAVTSIAHSRSSTSKHASGKRLFEIADLTIDNCNPPGDAVVDIPNLAYPVGPTSSIGTLSIVNAIKCRVAELLTERGKPPVVLTGAHFLSPEESAKQIERAYDDYKARVQGS
- the yacG gene encoding DNA gyrase inhibitor YacG codes for the protein MQHTCGICGAVYDFIWKEGTPLPKNFPFCSARCKAADLSKWLNEEYAIRTPLPDMILSDTERELLVELGADIDDDTD